The DNA region GTGCACCGTATCGCTGCCGCACAGCGAATACGCCATCGCCGCCTATTATGTGATCGCCACCGCTGAGGCCTCATCCAATTTAGCGCGCTATGACGGCGCTCATTACGGCTTTGCCGCCGACCAGCGCTCGAATCTCGAGGAGATGTATATCCACACCCGGAATCTGGGATTCGGCGAGGAAGTTAAAAGACGTATCATGTTGGGCACCTACGTGCTCTCTTCTGGTTATTATGACGCCTATTACCGCAAGGCCCTGCAGGCGCGCACGGTCATCAAATCGGATTTTATCGCCGCCCTGGATCACGTGGATTGTCTGCTGACGCCGACCACCCCGACCACAGCGTTTAAAATCGGCGAAAAAATCGATGATCCCCTGACCATGTATCTGTCGGATATTTTTACCGTCTCGGTCAATCTGGCCGGTCTGCCGGCGATCTCGTTTCCGTTCGGCAGGGATCACCACAACCTCCCCATCGGCTTGCAGATGATCGGCCGGCCATTCGATGAATCAACCATACTCCGGACCGCCGGTTTGTTGAGCGAACTCTGAAACAGAACGCGCGGAATCCTTAACGTATTCTTCATCACGGAAAACCATGGCCGCCTTTGAACCAGTCATCGGACTCGAAGTCCATATTCATCTCTCCACCGAGTCTAAAATATTTTGCGGCTGCAGCACCCGCTTTGGAGCTCAGGCCAACACCCAAGTCTGTCCCGTATGCCTGGGATTGCCGGGAAGTTTGCCGGTCCTGAACCGCCGCGCGGTGACCTTTGCCGCTCGGCTGGCCCTGGCCACTCACAGCGCCATCCGGCCGATCTCCACCTTTGCCAGAAAGAACTATTTTTATCCGGACCTGCCCAAAGGCTATCAGATATCCCAATTCGAAGAGCCCTTTTGCGAGAAAGGCTATCTGGATATCACGCTCAAAAACGGCGTGGAAAAACGCATCCGCATTCATCGCATCCATCTGGAAGAGGACGCCGGCAAATCCATGCACGCCGAATCCTATGTCGGCGGCGATGAGACGCTGGTGGACATCAACCGCTGCGGCGTGCCGCTGCTGGAGATCGTCTCCGAACCCGATCTCTCATCCGCAGAGGAAGCCTACGCCTACCTTGCCCAGATCCGTCAGATCGTCCGCTATCTGGATATCTGCGACGGCAACATGGAGCAGGGCAGCCTGCGTTGCGACGCCAACATCTCGGTGCGTCCGGTCGGCAGCACGGCCCTGGGCGTCAAGACTGAAGTGAAAAATATGAATTCGTTCCAAAACGTGCAGGATGCAATCGATTTCGAAATCCGCCGTCAGCTGCGCCTGATCGAACAGGGTCAAGCGATTGAACAGATCACTCTGCTCTGGGACGCCCATCGCGGAGTGGCGGAACCCATGCGCAGCAAAGAATACTCGCACGACTATCGCTATTTTCCAGAGCCCGATCTGCCGCCCATTCAGATCAGCGAAGCGTGGATCGCGGAGATCGCTCGAGAGATGCCGGAGATGGCGGATGAAAAGACGCGGCGCTATGTGGAAGAATACCAGTT from bacterium includes:
- the gatB gene encoding Asp-tRNA(Asn)/Glu-tRNA(Gln) amidotransferase subunit GatB, with protein sequence MAAFEPVIGLEVHIHLSTESKIFCGCSTRFGAQANTQVCPVCLGLPGSLPVLNRRAVTFAARLALATHSAIRPISTFARKNYFYPDLPKGYQISQFEEPFCEKGYLDITLKNGVEKRIRIHRIHLEEDAGKSMHAESYVGGDETLVDINRCGVPLLEIVSEPDLSSAEEAYAYLAQIRQIVRYLDICDGNMEQGSLRCDANISVRPVGSTALGVKTEVKNMNSFQNVQDAIDFEIRRQLRLIEQGQAIEQITLLWDAHRGVAEPMRSKEYSHDYRYFPEPDLPPIQISEAWIAEIAREMPEMADEKTRRYVEEYQLPLYDAQVLTEDREIAQFFEQTIRTAQDKKLASNWIMGEVMRALKEKKCSLADLPVTPARLSELLNLISENVLNQTTAKKVFERMLKTGIAAGQIMQEQDLEQISDQTELESLVHAVLAERPKEVTAFHQGNTKVFGFLVG